One Segnochrobactrum spirostomi genomic window carries:
- a CDS encoding BatD family protein: MDDRLACARRPAPARARLRCLAAAAALLACLGAAPAFAAASLTGTPDRTEIETGETFQYVLSLKDAAPRSAPDFSALKKDFDIVDTRRQSRTSVVNGEQTSRLEWVLTLSPKKTGDLVIPSIALDGFKTEPVTVKVEAPTRARRKTASCSSNSTSRTRSRSCRATCP, translated from the coding sequence ATGGACGATCGACTTGCCTGCGCGCGGCGCCCAGCCCCGGCGCGCGCGCGTCTGCGCTGTCTCGCCGCCGCGGCCGCCCTTCTGGCGTGCCTCGGTGCCGCGCCGGCCTTTGCCGCCGCGAGCCTGACCGGCACGCCGGACCGCACCGAGATCGAGACCGGCGAGACCTTCCAATATGTGTTGAGCCTCAAGGATGCGGCGCCGCGCAGCGCGCCGGATTTCTCGGCGCTCAAGAAGGACTTCGACATCGTCGACACGCGGCGCCAGAGCCGCACCTCGGTCGTCAACGGTGAGCAGACCTCGCGCCTCGAATGGGTGTTGACCCTGTCGCCGAAGAAGACCGGCGACCTCGTCATTCCGTCGATCGCGCTCGACGGCTTCAAGACCGAGCCGGTCACCGTCAAGGTCGAGGCGCCGACCCGGGCCAGGCGGAAAACCGCAAGCTGTTCGTCGAACTCGACGTCAAGGACCAGAAGCCGTTCGTGCAGAGCGACGTGCCCGTGA
- a CDS encoding DUF4381 domain-containing protein, with protein sequence MTTPAAAPAALAPMTGVPASAAPAGADPLAGLHDIHLPQPVPFWPPAPGWWILAGLIVLALIAAAIYEWRRRQTLGYRALRALEAIEKDSEHYRDAHAAAAASALLIRRIVVTRFGRERLAGLTGDRWQTFLSEGKNGLPAEVSRLVAVAAYAPPGGAGVSVERATVFEAVRGWIRGNA encoded by the coding sequence ATGACGACGCCCGCCGCCGCCCCGGCCGCACTCGCGCCGATGACCGGCGTGCCTGCGTCGGCCGCGCCCGCCGGGGCCGACCCGCTCGCCGGGCTGCACGATATCCATTTGCCGCAGCCGGTGCCGTTCTGGCCGCCGGCACCGGGCTGGTGGATTCTCGCCGGCCTGATCGTGCTCGCCCTCATCGCGGCGGCGATCTACGAATGGCGCCGGCGTCAGACCCTCGGCTACCGGGCCTTGCGGGCGCTGGAGGCGATCGAGAAGGATTCCGAGCATTATCGCGATGCCCACGCCGCCGCGGCGGCGTCCGCCCTGCTGATCCGCCGCATCGTGGTGACGCGGTTCGGCCGCGAGCGGCTTGCCGGCCTCACCGGCGATCGCTGGCAGACCTTCCTCAGCGAGGGCAAGAACGGTCTGCCGGCGGAGGTCAGCCGGCTCGTCGCGGTGGCGGCCTATGCGCCGCCGGGTGGGGCCGGGGTGTCGGTCGAGCGCGCAACGGTGTTCGAGGCCGTGCGCGGCTGGATCCGGGGGAACGCATGA
- a CDS encoding AAA family ATPase gives MNACILGQPEFVDRLLIAVIADGHLLVEGAPGLAKTKAVKALSKAIRCDDQRIQFTPDLLPSDLTGTDIYRPEDGSFRFQAGPIFHNLVLADEINRAPAKVQAALLEAMAERQVTVGGVTYALPEFFLVMATQNPIEQEGTYALPEAQLDRFLLHVKIGYPDLAAEREILRLVRGEAQGEVVPFGEPVAQETIFAARRAALSTYMSEAVEEYILQLVFATRLPEHYGKDLAGTVSFGASPRGTIALDRCARAHAWLHGRDFVVPEDVQAIAKDVLRHRVLLTFEAEADGLNADHFLDLLLGRVPVG, from the coding sequence ATGAACGCCTGCATTCTCGGCCAGCCGGAGTTCGTCGATCGGCTGCTGATCGCGGTGATCGCCGACGGCCATCTGCTCGTCGAGGGCGCGCCCGGTCTCGCCAAGACCAAGGCGGTGAAGGCGCTGTCGAAGGCGATCCGTTGCGACGACCAGCGCATCCAATTCACCCCGGACCTGCTGCCCTCCGATCTGACCGGTACCGACATCTATCGCCCGGAGGACGGCAGCTTCCGCTTCCAGGCCGGCCCGATCTTCCACAATCTGGTGCTGGCGGACGAGATCAACCGCGCGCCGGCCAAGGTGCAGGCGGCGCTCCTCGAAGCCATGGCCGAGCGTCAGGTCACCGTCGGTGGGGTCACCTATGCCCTGCCCGAATTCTTCCTCGTCATGGCGACCCAGAACCCGATCGAGCAGGAGGGCACCTATGCGCTTCCCGAGGCTCAGCTCGACCGCTTCCTCCTGCACGTGAAGATCGGCTATCCCGACCTTGCCGCCGAGCGCGAGATTCTGCGGCTGGTGCGCGGCGAGGCCCAGGGCGAGGTGGTGCCGTTCGGAGAGCCGGTGGCGCAGGAGACGATCTTCGCCGCCCGCCGTGCCGCGCTTTCGACCTACATGTCGGAGGCGGTCGAGGAATATATCCTCCAGCTCGTGTTCGCGACCCGTCTGCCCGAGCATTACGGCAAGGACCTCGCCGGCACCGTCTCGTTCGGCGCGAGCCCGCGCGGCACCATCGCGCTCGATCGCTGCGCCCGTGCCCACGCCTGGCTGCACGGCCGCGATTTCGTGGTGCCGGAGGATGTCCAAGCGATTGCGAAGGACGTGCTGCGCCACCGCGTGCTGCTCACCTTCGAGGCCGAGGCCGACGGGCTCAACGCCGATCATTTCCTCGACCTTCTCCTCGGCCGCGTGCCGGTGGGCTGA
- a CDS encoding VWA domain-containing protein — protein sequence MNLADFHFLRPEWLLAILPGVALAVFAWRRIGSGPSNWRAVVDQHLLKHLVLADHSKARKWPVAVLAGGWILAALAMAGPTWERLPTPALDRLDPTVIVMSLAQSMNATDQSPSRLARARHKAEDILSRMRGGQVGLVVYADAPFVAAPLTEDGKVITQMMPELSTNLMPVFNDRPDLAIARATELLKNAEAPSGRIVLLTDGTGEKPELTLEAAKAAAKAGYSVNVIGVGTDAGATYLAFDGTPVQGADGKRLTTRLNEAGLKSLAAAGDGRFSVLTPGDGDLDTVLAASANPVAGGPLKDSGLKADDWRDMGPWLVLVLLALAPIAFRRGWIAVALIAVPLSSGLIAPAARAQDAQQENTAAPATPPSAEPASATGSAASAWRNLWKTPDQQAADAFTKGEYGVASQQFQDPAWQASALYKKGDYAKAASAFKAGPDPDYNRGNALAKAGELEDAVKAYDAALKVDPANADAKFNRDLVQKLIDQKKQEEQQKQQQDDQKQQSKSDDQKKNDQKNQQGGGQGQQQSGKGGGQKDKPSDQNEASGQGQDKSQSGQGGQSGQDQASQSPKSQGQDQKNGSQKPDQQDQASEKQGDQQAGAGQDKSQDQADASAKSDQGQQGNDQQGQQAQAGQDQQGQQDPQGQQNQPAKPDQGQAGGGSQAGQDQQGQQNASGGGSDNTAPQPPDPATAAAQAAQQQGDQAALKQALDQAIANRAKQGQPAQNGEPAKAAVATQQPMTEQDQNREQMLRMVPDDPTGLLRARIMSHYARMGFSG from the coding sequence ATGAACCTCGCCGACTTCCACTTCCTGCGCCCCGAATGGCTCCTCGCCATCCTTCCCGGCGTGGCGCTCGCCGTGTTCGCGTGGCGGCGGATCGGTTCGGGACCAAGCAACTGGCGCGCCGTCGTCGATCAGCATCTCTTGAAGCACCTCGTCCTCGCCGACCATTCCAAGGCGCGGAAATGGCCCGTCGCAGTGCTCGCGGGCGGCTGGATCCTGGCGGCGCTCGCGATGGCGGGTCCGACCTGGGAGCGGCTGCCGACCCCGGCGCTCGACCGGCTCGACCCGACCGTCATCGTGATGAGCCTCGCCCAGTCGATGAATGCGACCGACCAGTCGCCGAGCCGCCTCGCCCGGGCGCGCCACAAGGCCGAGGATATCCTCTCCCGCATGCGCGGGGGACAGGTCGGGCTCGTCGTCTATGCCGACGCGCCGTTCGTCGCCGCACCGCTCACGGAAGACGGCAAGGTCATCACCCAGATGATGCCCGAGCTGTCCACCAACCTGATGCCGGTCTTCAACGACCGCCCGGACCTTGCGATCGCCCGGGCGACGGAGCTCCTCAAGAATGCCGAGGCTCCTTCCGGCCGCATCGTGCTCCTGACCGACGGCACCGGCGAGAAGCCGGAACTCACCCTCGAGGCGGCGAAGGCCGCAGCCAAGGCCGGCTACAGCGTCAACGTCATCGGCGTCGGCACGGACGCCGGGGCGACCTACCTCGCTTTTGACGGTACCCCGGTCCAAGGCGCCGACGGCAAGCGGCTGACGACGCGGCTCAACGAGGCCGGCTTGAAGAGCCTCGCCGCGGCGGGCGACGGCCGCTTTTCGGTGCTGACCCCCGGCGACGGCGATCTCGATACGGTGCTCGCCGCCTCGGCCAACCCGGTTGCCGGTGGACCGCTCAAGGATTCCGGCCTCAAGGCGGACGATTGGCGCGATATGGGGCCGTGGCTCGTGCTCGTCCTTCTCGCGCTCGCGCCGATCGCCTTCCGGCGCGGATGGATCGCGGTCGCCCTGATCGCGGTGCCGCTCTCGAGTGGCCTCATCGCGCCCGCCGCCCGGGCGCAAGATGCCCAGCAGGAGAACACGGCCGCCCCGGCGACGCCGCCGTCGGCCGAGCCGGCGTCCGCGACCGGCAGCGCGGCGAGTGCATGGCGGAACCTCTGGAAGACGCCCGACCAGCAGGCCGCCGACGCCTTCACGAAGGGCGAGTACGGCGTCGCCTCCCAGCAATTCCAGGATCCGGCGTGGCAGGCGAGCGCGCTCTACAAGAAGGGCGACTACGCCAAGGCGGCGTCCGCCTTCAAGGCCGGTCCGGACCCCGATTACAACCGCGGCAACGCGCTCGCCAAGGCGGGCGAGCTCGAAGACGCGGTCAAAGCCTATGACGCGGCGCTCAAGGTCGACCCGGCCAATGCCGACGCCAAGTTCAACCGCGATCTGGTGCAGAAGCTGATCGACCAGAAGAAGCAGGAAGAGCAGCAGAAGCAGCAGCAGGACGACCAGAAGCAGCAATCGAAATCCGACGACCAGAAGAAGAACGATCAGAAGAACCAGCAGGGCGGCGGCCAGGGGCAGCAGCAATCCGGCAAGGGCGGCGGTCAGAAGGACAAGCCGTCGGATCAGAACGAGGCCTCGGGCCAGGGCCAGGACAAGAGCCAGTCGGGCCAGGGTGGCCAATCCGGGCAGGATCAGGCGTCTCAGTCTCCGAAATCCCAGGGCCAGGATCAGAAGAACGGGTCTCAAAAGCCCGATCAGCAGGATCAGGCGTCCGAGAAGCAGGGCGATCAGCAGGCCGGGGCCGGTCAGGACAAGTCGCAGGATCAGGCCGACGCCTCCGCGAAGTCGGATCAGGGCCAGCAGGGCAACGATCAGCAGGGCCAGCAGGCCCAGGCGGGGCAGGACCAGCAGGGACAACAAGACCCGCAGGGACAACAGAACCAGCCGGCGAAGCCCGATCAGGGCCAGGCCGGCGGCGGTTCGCAGGCCGGGCAGGATCAGCAGGGCCAGCAGAACGCATCCGGTGGTGGCTCCGACAACACGGCGCCGCAGCCGCCCGACCCCGCGACCGCGGCCGCCCAGGCGGCGCAGCAGCAGGGCGACCAGGCGGCGCTGAAGCAGGCGCTGGACCAAGCGATCGCCAACCGGGCCAAGCAGGGTCAGCCGGCGCAGAACGGCGAGCCCGCCAAGGCGGCGGTCGCCACCCAGCAGCCGATGACCGAGCAGGACCAGAACCGCGAGCAGATGCTGCGCATGGTGCCGGACGATCCGACCGGCCTGCTGCGCGCCCGCATCATGAGCCATTATGCGCGCATGGGGTTCTCGGGATGA
- a CDS encoding DUF58 domain-containing protein: MTDFSGDDFYGIVARLDELIAARPGGPASGFAAGTKVRTQQYGTYRSVFRGRGMEFDEARAYQPGDDIRSIDWRVTARTGRVHTKLFHEERERPVLIVLDARSAMRFGTRDTFKSVLAAKCAAILTWIAIEGGDRVGGLVVAPSGIRMSPPQRSRARTLGFVKAMADATQEGFGREPPNVEPSLTDALARIRRSIRSGTLVFVVSDFHDFDERTARELTRLSLHAPVTNVFIFDGLEAEAPQRGQYRVSDGRAVAALNADSRAVRDAYAVRFATRRAAVETVCRQRGMTFLPIQTGQDPGDLLHPERLQRAGAAARRAAA, from the coding sequence ATGACGGATTTTTCTGGCGATGATTTCTACGGGATCGTCGCGCGGCTCGACGAGCTGATCGCGGCCCGTCCCGGCGGCCCCGCGTCCGGCTTCGCGGCCGGCACCAAGGTGCGCACGCAGCAATACGGCACCTATCGCTCGGTGTTCCGCGGCCGCGGCATGGAGTTCGACGAAGCGCGCGCCTACCAGCCGGGCGATGATATCCGCTCGATCGATTGGCGGGTGACGGCGCGCACCGGCCGTGTCCACACCAAGCTGTTCCACGAGGAGCGCGAGCGTCCGGTTCTGATCGTGCTCGACGCGCGGTCCGCGATGCGGTTCGGCACGCGCGACACCTTCAAGTCCGTGCTCGCCGCCAAGTGTGCGGCGATCCTGACCTGGATCGCCATCGAGGGCGGCGACCGCGTCGGCGGCCTCGTCGTCGCGCCGTCGGGCATTCGCATGAGCCCGCCGCAACGCAGCCGCGCCCGCACCCTCGGCTTCGTCAAGGCGATGGCGGACGCGACCCAGGAAGGTTTCGGCCGCGAGCCGCCGAATGTCGAGCCGTCGCTCACCGACGCGCTTGCCCGCATCCGCCGATCGATCCGCTCCGGCACGCTCGTGTTCGTCGTCAGCGATTTCCACGATTTCGACGAGCGCACCGCGCGCGAGCTGACCCGTCTGTCGCTCCATGCGCCGGTGACGAACGTGTTCATTTTCGACGGGCTCGAAGCGGAGGCGCCGCAGCGCGGCCAGTACCGCGTCAGCGACGGGCGTGCCGTTGCCGCGCTCAACGCCGACAGCCGCGCCGTCCGCGATGCTTACGCGGTCCGCTTCGCCACGCGGCGCGCCGCCGTCGAGACGGTGTGCCGCCAGCGGGGCATGACCTTCCTGCCGATCCAGACCGGGCAGGACCCTGGCGATCTGCTGCATCCGGAGCGGTTGCAGCGCGCCGGCGCCGCCGCGCGGAGGGCTGCCGCATGA
- a CDS encoding vWA domain-containing protein codes for MIEFQWLWAFVLLPLPLVVRFLAPPARKTRAGALRVPFFAELGPNVASAGALRRRSLLKIVTLSLIWALLVTAAARPAFVGNPVPIPVEGRDLTLAIDLSGSMARQDFSHDGQTTDRLSVIKAVADDFISRRKGDRIGLILFGSRAYVQTPLTFDRHVVRQLLDEATIGLAGPETAIGDAIGLAVKMLRDRPADERVMVLLTDGASNSGTLDPLQAAELARQEHVKIYTIGVGADSMEVDGTFGKQIVNPSEDLDEEALTKIAAMTGGRYFRARDVAGLAQIYSDIDRLEPVAGEPLYLHPTISLFQWPLGAALALSMALGAALLWPAALGLPARGGKPVATGNKRAGAKSATGGDEPRDPFEGVVA; via the coding sequence ATGATCGAGTTCCAATGGCTATGGGCGTTCGTGCTCCTCCCCCTGCCGCTCGTCGTCCGCTTCCTCGCGCCGCCGGCGCGTAAGACGCGGGCGGGTGCACTGCGGGTGCCGTTTTTTGCCGAGCTCGGCCCGAACGTCGCCTCGGCGGGCGCGCTGCGCCGGCGCAGCCTCCTCAAGATCGTCACCCTGAGCCTGATCTGGGCGCTCCTCGTCACGGCCGCCGCGCGGCCGGCCTTCGTCGGCAATCCGGTGCCGATCCCCGTCGAGGGACGCGATCTGACGCTCGCGATCGACCTCTCCGGCTCGATGGCCCGCCAGGACTTCTCCCACGACGGCCAGACGACGGACCGCCTCTCGGTCATCAAGGCGGTCGCCGACGACTTCATCTCCCGCCGCAAGGGCGACCGCATCGGCCTCATCCTGTTCGGCAGCCGCGCCTACGTGCAGACGCCGCTGACCTTCGACCGCCACGTGGTGCGTCAGTTGCTCGACGAGGCGACGATCGGGCTCGCCGGCCCGGAGACCGCGATCGGCGACGCCATCGGTCTTGCGGTGAAGATGCTGCGCGACCGCCCGGCCGACGAGCGCGTGATGGTGCTCCTGACCGACGGTGCGAGCAATTCCGGCACGCTGGACCCGCTCCAGGCCGCCGAACTTGCCCGGCAGGAGCACGTCAAGATCTACACGATCGGTGTCGGCGCCGACAGCATGGAGGTGGACGGCACCTTCGGGAAGCAGATCGTCAACCCGTCCGAGGATCTCGACGAGGAAGCGCTGACCAAGATCGCCGCGATGACCGGCGGGCGCTATTTCCGCGCCCGCGACGTCGCCGGCCTCGCCCAGATCTACAGCGACATCGATCGTCTCGAGCCGGTCGCCGGCGAGCCGCTCTACCTGCACCCGACGATCTCCCTGTTCCAATGGCCGCTCGGCGCCGCCTTGGCTCTCAGCATGGCGCTCGGCGCGGCACTGCTCTGGCCGGCCGCGCTCGGCCTGCCGGCCCGCGGCGGCAAGCCCGTCGCCACGGGCAATAAGCGCGCTGGCGCGAAATCCGCGACCGGTGGCGACGAGCCCCGCGATCCCTTCGAAGGAGTGGTCGCATGA
- a CDS encoding maltotransferase domain-containing protein, protein MTPFFLGVTGGPERLLDHCAAMDFDALVLASPFRPGPTGELFLIGDVERAHPALGDHSSEDVLGRLSAAAHERGLGLLLDIAFDRVADGPWAVLLGAQASRRDGDATDPRLPPETRAAVAIAWERPETAAIVADWVAALGRTGLVGLVLRGTGAMQGEAIGTLAATVRDWAGHPTLLAWEGTDGALPHRGLVDAILRPVGRVGAAPRRNDRDPRVLYYPEAPFGPRVVQDLMPSEVAERKARHALRLAAALGDGLLIPAGFEFGERRPLSTVRYNPVRRSDIDLTRDIAAINRLVAAEGAPSQEAVRLSAPDSAIAALLRTDDTQARLVLANTALDRAAEIAAVAFTREAGAYGPFRDLESPERIIAAEDRVRLAPGEVLLLEGRATAPITAPSGPSADIAAQSPRVAIENVTPVASGPFPVRRVVGDVVRVEADIVVDGHGLLSAALLWRPADENRWREVPMRLQANDRWRADFPLERLGRHVFTIEAWPDVFATFRSEIDKKHAAGMPIPLELEEGRRLIAERAEAAEHLDTPEPHETLTTLLDRFAAADESGRLALLLAPETARAMAEADPRSFRNRVDPPFFVDAERRTAAFASWYELFPRSASGDADRHGTFDDVIARLPAIRDMGFDVLYFPPIHPIGRTNRKGRNNALKAGPNDPGSPYAIGSNEGGHDALHPELGGFDAFHRLIQAAKGYGIEIAIDFAIQCSPDHPWLKEHPEWFDWRPDGTIRYAENPPKKYEDIVNVDFYAPGAVPGLWNALRDIVLFWIGHGIRLFRVDNPHTKPLPFWAWMIADVRGRHPDVVFLAEAFTRPKLMYRLAEVGFSQSYTYFTWRNTKAELTDYIEELTTTAPKEFFRPHFFVNTPDINPDFLQDAPRPAFLIRAALAATLSGLWGVYNGFELCEGRPDRTRKEYLDSEKYEIRAWDWDRPGNIVAEITRLNAIREANPALHSHLGTTFLEASGDKILWFERATPERDNVLYVAICLDPTDPQEADVELPLWRWKRPDHGSLAIEDAMSGARFTVRGKYQHIRLDPTAYPFFIWRVVGPKDL, encoded by the coding sequence GTGACACCGTTCTTTCTTGGTGTCACCGGCGGGCCCGAGCGTCTGCTCGACCATTGCGCTGCGATGGATTTCGACGCGCTGGTGCTCGCCTCGCCGTTCCGCCCGGGCCCGACGGGCGAACTCTTTCTGATCGGGGACGTCGAGCGGGCGCACCCGGCCCTCGGCGACCATTCCTCCGAAGACGTTCTGGGGCGCCTCAGCGCAGCGGCGCACGAGCGCGGCCTCGGTTTACTCCTCGACATCGCTTTCGACCGAGTCGCAGACGGCCCCTGGGCAGTCCTACTCGGCGCGCAAGCGTCACGACGTGACGGCGATGCGACGGACCCGCGACTGCCGCCGGAGACCCGCGCCGCCGTGGCGATTGCCTGGGAGCGGCCTGAGACCGCGGCGATCGTCGCCGATTGGGTGGCGGCCCTCGGCCGCACCGGGCTCGTGGGCCTCGTGCTCCGCGGAACCGGCGCCATGCAGGGCGAGGCGATCGGAACGCTCGCAGCCACGGTCCGCGACTGGGCCGGCCATCCGACCCTGCTCGCCTGGGAAGGGACGGATGGCGCTCTTCCTCATCGGGGTCTCGTCGATGCCATCCTGCGTCCTGTCGGGCGCGTTGGCGCCGCTCCTCGCCGCAACGATCGCGATCCTCGCGTCCTCTATTATCCCGAGGCGCCGTTCGGCCCCCGCGTGGTCCAGGATCTGATGCCGAGCGAGGTGGCGGAACGCAAAGCGCGCCACGCACTGCGCCTTGCGGCCGCCCTCGGTGACGGTTTGCTCATCCCGGCCGGCTTCGAGTTCGGCGAACGCCGCCCGCTTTCCACCGTGCGGTACAATCCCGTGCGCCGTTCGGACATCGACCTCACGCGGGACATCGCGGCGATCAACAGGCTCGTCGCGGCGGAGGGTGCTCCCAGCCAGGAGGCGGTGCGTCTCAGCGCCCCCGACAGCGCGATCGCGGCGCTGCTGCGGACCGACGATACACAAGCGCGGCTCGTCCTCGCCAACACCGCGCTCGACCGCGCCGCCGAAATCGCCGCGGTGGCGTTCACCCGCGAGGCCGGCGCCTACGGGCCGTTCCGCGATCTCGAAAGCCCGGAACGGATCATCGCGGCGGAAGACCGCGTGCGCCTCGCGCCCGGCGAGGTATTGCTTCTTGAAGGCCGCGCGACGGCCCCGATCACGGCGCCGTCCGGCCCCTCCGCCGACATCGCCGCTCAATCGCCGCGCGTCGCGATCGAGAACGTCACCCCCGTCGCGAGCGGACCTTTTCCGGTGCGGCGCGTCGTCGGCGACGTGGTGCGGGTCGAGGCCGACATCGTCGTCGACGGCCACGGTCTCCTGTCGGCCGCGCTGCTCTGGCGGCCGGCCGACGAGAACCGCTGGCGCGAGGTGCCGATGCGGCTCCAGGCGAACGACCGCTGGAGGGCCGACTTTCCCCTCGAACGCCTCGGGCGCCACGTCTTCACCATCGAGGCCTGGCCGGACGTCTTCGCGACCTTCCGATCGGAGATCGACAAGAAGCACGCGGCCGGCATGCCGATCCCGCTCGAGCTCGAGGAAGGCCGGCGCCTGATCGCCGAGCGCGCCGAGGCGGCCGAGCATCTCGACACGCCAGAGCCTCACGAAACCCTGACCACCCTCCTCGACCGGTTCGCCGCGGCCGACGAGTCCGGGCGGCTCGCACTTCTCCTCGCGCCGGAAACGGCGCGCGCGATGGCGGAGGCGGATCCGCGCAGTTTCCGCAACCGGGTCGATCCGCCCTTCTTCGTCGATGCCGAGCGCCGCACCGCCGCATTCGCGAGCTGGTACGAGCTCTTTCCCCGCTCGGCGAGCGGCGATGCCGACCGCCACGGCACCTTCGACGACGTGATCGCCCGCCTTCCGGCGATCCGCGACATGGGCTTCGACGTCCTCTACTTCCCGCCGATCCATCCGATCGGGCGGACGAACCGCAAGGGGCGCAACAATGCGCTGAAGGCCGGGCCGAACGATCCCGGTAGCCCGTACGCCATCGGCTCCAACGAGGGCGGTCACGACGCCCTCCACCCCGAACTCGGCGGCTTCGACGCCTTCCACCGGCTGATCCAGGCCGCGAAGGGATACGGCATCGAGATCGCGATCGATTTCGCCATCCAATGTTCGCCCGACCATCCGTGGCTGAAAGAACACCCGGAATGGTTCGATTGGCGGCCGGACGGGACGATCCGCTATGCGGAGAACCCGCCGAAGAAATACGAGGACATCGTCAACGTCGATTTCTATGCGCCGGGCGCCGTGCCGGGCTTGTGGAACGCGCTGCGCGACATCGTCCTGTTCTGGATCGGCCACGGCATCCGCCTGTTCCGCGTCGACAACCCGCACACCAAGCCGCTGCCGTTCTGGGCCTGGATGATCGCCGACGTGCGCGGGCGCCATCCCGACGTCGTCTTCCTCGCCGAGGCGTTCACCCGGCCAAAGCTGATGTATCGCCTCGCCGAGGTCGGGTTCTCCCAGAGCTACACCTACTTCACGTGGCGCAACACGAAGGCGGAGCTCACCGATTATATCGAGGAGCTGACGACGACGGCGCCGAAGGAGTTCTTCCGGCCCCACTTCTTCGTCAACACGCCGGACATCAATCCCGACTTCCTGCAGGACGCGCCGCGCCCGGCCTTCCTCATCCGCGCAGCCCTCGCGGCGACCCTATCGGGCCTCTGGGGCGTCTATAACGGGTTCGAACTCTGCGAGGGACGGCCGGACCGCACCCGCAAGGAATATCTCGACAGCGAGAAATACGAGATCCGCGCCTGGGACTGGGACCGGCCCGGCAACATCGTTGCCGAGATCACTCGCCTGAACGCCATCCGCGAGGCGAACCCGGCGCTGCATTCCCATCTCGGCACGACGTTCCTGGAGGCCTCCGGCGACAAGATCCTGTGGTTCGAGCGCGCCACGCCGGAGCGCGATAACGTCCTCTACGTCGCGATCTGCCTCGACCCGACCGATCCGCAGGAGGCCGACGTCGAGCTGCCGCTCTGGCGCTGGAAGCGGCCGGACCACGGATCGCTCGCCATCGAAGACGCCATGAGCGGCGCCCGTTTCACGGTGCGCGGCAAGTACCAGCACATCCGTCTCGACCCGACCGCCTATCCCTTCTTCATCTGGCGCGTCGTCGGACCCAAGGACCTTTGA